One segment of Mesoplodon densirostris isolate mMesDen1 chromosome 6, mMesDen1 primary haplotype, whole genome shotgun sequence DNA contains the following:
- the MRPL41 gene encoding large ribosomal subunit protein mL41, whose amino-acid sequence MGLLSGAARALVRGADRMSKWTSKRGPRTFYKSRGAKGIGFHGRDGKFVQVKEMVPELVVPDLAGFKLKPYVNYRAPEGTDAPLTAKQLFLETAAPAIEKDFKAGTFDPERLEKYGFEPTQEGKLFQLYPKNFPR is encoded by the coding sequence ATGGGCCTCCTGAGCGGGGCGGCTCGCGCCCTGGTGCGGGGCGCCGACCGAATGAGCAAGTGGACCAGCAAGCGGGGCCCGCGCACCTTCTACAAGAGCCGCGGCGCCAAGGGCATCGGCTTCCACGGCCGCGACGGCAAGTTCGTGCAGGTCAAGGAAATGGTCCCGGAGCTGGTAGTCCCCGATCTGGCCGGCTTCAAGCTCAAGCCGTACGTGAACTACCGCGCCCCGGAGGGCACAGACGCTCCCCTGACGGCCAAGCAGCTCTTTCTGGAGACAGCGGCACCTGCTATCGAGAAGGACTTCAAGGCCGGGACTTTCGACCCTGAGCGCCTGGAGAAGTACGGCTTTGAGCCCACGCAGGAAGGCAAGCTCTTCCAGCTGTACCCCAAGAACTTCC